In Leptolyngbya iicbica LK, the genomic stretch ACCTTTTGAGAAAATGCTTGATCAGCGGTTGACAGCGGCCCTCTTCCAACACGTTGAGCACGAAGGTATCGCCCACGTGGAGCAGTGACTCAATGGCCCGATCTTTAGAAACCGCGATCGCGACGCCGAGGGGCTCAAAGCTAGCTTGAATGACCCAGGAGGCTAACATGGCGCTGGCGACCTCGCCCTTGCGAGCGGTAATGATGTAAAGTCCACTGCTCAACCGACCAAGGGCGCGATCAAGACTGGAATCGAGGGTGTGACCTGGCTTGACCCGTTGCTTTTCGAGGAGTTGTTGACCTAAGTCGGTACCCGCCTCGTCACAGAGTTGATCAATCACCTCGGTCGGGGCGGTCTTGAGCACAATGGGGAGAAACGCCTCTGGCAGTCCGAGTTCTTGCAGTTGGGCGCGGAGCGGATAGATGGGCTCGTCTTGACCGCTGCCCGTTTCAAATAGGCCCATCAATTGGTGGCTAGAGGCCGTCGCTAAGATTGTGCTCAGGCCAGGATGGGTACCGCTATCGGCCTGTTGGGGGGGCATGCCGATGATGATGCCAGCAGCGCAGTTCACCATCTCTCGGATTTCGTGGGCATCGGCGACGGCTAAGTCGACGAGCTCAACGGTGACGCCAGTTTTGGCGATGCCGGTAGCAAGGGCGCGGGCGAGGCGATCGCTATGGCCGTGTTCATCGACATAAAACAGTGACACCAGCGTGTCAGTTTGGGCTTGGTTTTCGCTCCAGGTCCGATATTTTTCGACCCACTCGCAACGGTGATGCCATAACAGGGGGCCATGGCCGGTGGCGATTAGGTTTACCTCTAAGGTGGCAATGCGCTTGAGCGCCATGAGGACGGAGCGGGCATTTGGCCCCATCAAACAGTCGTAGTAAGTTTGAAAATCGGGCTCTAGTAGATGAGGCGTTTCATCCAGCAGGCAATCGTCGCAGTAGTGCATGCCAAACACATCGCAGGTGAAGAGAATGCGGGTACCCGCGTCGTAGGTGAAAATCGTGTCGGGCCAGTGCAGATTGGGGGCTGATACAAAGGACAATTCGTGACCTTTGCCCAAATCGAGTGTGTGCCCACTTTTGACCACCATCGACTCGAAGGGCTGGTGCACCATATTTTCTAAAAACTGAATCGCCACCTTAGAACCGACAACAATGACATGGGGGGCGCGATCGAGCACTTGCTGTACGAGGCCACTGTGGTCGGGCTCGGTGTGGTTGACGATCAGGTAATCCAACTCCGCCAGATTAACTTGTTGCTCCAGAGCGTCGAGGTAGAGGTCGCGAAATTTACGATGCGAAGTGTCGATCAGGGCAGTTTTGTCGCCGCGAATGACAAAGGAGTTATAGGTCGTCCCGTTTTGGAGCTCAAACTCGATGTCGAAGCGATCGCGATCCCAATCTAAACAGCGAATCGTCGTGGTATCTGGCGCAATGTTTTCGACCTGCAAAGTCAAACGTCCAGCCGGACTTAAGGTGGGAGAAGAATGAACTAGTGCAACCATGAGATTGCCCTCAATTAAATGACATTTTTTCTTACGAAACTTAAATAAATAGTGGCAGCAGCACGAAGGAATGTAAAATGTCAATTCCAAAACCAAAACATAATTTATTTGTATAATCAAAGAAAAATAGTTAAGCCACGCATATATTCTTGCCTGAGCCCTTCGATGGTGTCTCGGGTTCCATAATGTTGTCCTCTAGGCGGGTGGGATTCATTTTGCTGATACCTGCTGTTTATCCAAGAGCCAGTAGCGGTTACGGCGATCAAGGTTGACGTTGTGGCTCAATCCAAGTCAAAGGATGGATGAAATGCCCGTCTGGGCGCGTTAGTTTGGGGTCTGAAGATCGCTCGACAAACCGTGGATTTTGAACAAGCCAAGCTCAACCCCAGCAGCGTATTTGACTCACCCGCTGCAGTGGCAACGACTCAAACGTTGACAACCGCTGAGAAAATCGAAGTCTTGCGGCAGTGGGAATACGATGCGAGAGAGTTGCAGGTTGCTGCCGAAGAGAATATGGGTGAAGGCCCCGGTGAGTTATTGGATGAGGTGTTAGCCGCGTTAAATCGGCTCGGAGCTGGGGTGAGTACGGACCAAGCAGCGCCAACCAAGCAAGGTGGTGTTTGAGACGTGACTGAGCGATCGCATCTCCAGTCTTCGAGTCTCGGCGCGATCTAACCCGTCACAGTTCGGAAAGATTTCTCTGTTACTCCCGCTGTGCCGTAAGGCGATGAATCAAATTAGGGATTGCAGTAGGCGCAGTTGCCTGGGTCGGCGGTTTGCTGACCATCGGGAAAATTTTTGGCTTGCCCAAAGTCACAGCGCTGGCAGCGATAGGTCACCGAAAGGGGTAACAGGGTTGGGGTGTGGCACCACGCGCAGGGCAGGCCAGGATTCCGTCGCGCAATGCTGAATCCGGGGCATTGACAAGACGGACA encodes the following:
- a CDS encoding diflavin flavoprotein, whose translation is MVALVHSSPTLSPAGRLTLQVENIAPDTTTIRCLDWDRDRFDIEFELQNGTTYNSFVIRGDKTALIDTSHRKFRDLYLDALEQQVNLAELDYLIVNHTEPDHSGLVQQVLDRAPHVIVVGSKVAIQFLENMVHQPFESMVVKSGHTLDLGKGHELSFVSAPNLHWPDTIFTYDAGTRILFTCDVFGMHYCDDCLLDETPHLLEPDFQTYYDCLMGPNARSVLMALKRIATLEVNLIATGHGPLLWHHRCEWVEKYRTWSENQAQTDTLVSLFYVDEHGHSDRLARALATGIAKTGVTVELVDLAVADAHEIREMVNCAAGIIIGMPPQQADSGTHPGLSTILATASSHQLMGLFETGSGQDEPIYPLRAQLQELGLPEAFLPIVLKTAPTEVIDQLCDEAGTDLGQQLLEKQRVKPGHTLDSSLDRALGRLSSGLYIITARKGEVASAMLASWVIQASFEPLGVAIAVSKDRAIESLLHVGDTFVLNVLEEGRCQPLIKHFLKRFPPGADRFTGIDTYPAQNGSPILARSLAYLECEVTGRLDGNDHWLVSATVHTGRVAKRDGLTAVHHRKVGNHY